The following are encoded together in the Kwoniella europaea PYCC6329 chromosome 1, complete sequence genome:
- a CDS encoding pyruvate kinase, which yields MPFALGHHPPSRPLTPSPPKNQPARLPYNPNPISREHRSSIGGPLNFNMTSSAFVSNAPTTQLAWQASLNTTFNEMTPEQKFFRKTSIIATIGPKTNNVDTLVKLADAGMNIVRMNFSHGSYEYHQSVIDNARAAAAKSPNGRPLAIALDTKGPEIRTGLMKDDTDVPIDAGHEFWVTTDKSFAESGTAEQIYMDYTNLPKVTAPGKLIYVDDGILSLQVVSIDGEKIRVKSLNSGTLSSRKGVNLPKTAVDLPALSEKDKSDLAFGVKNGVDMIFASFIRSGNDVKEIRKVLGTEGANIKIIVKIENEQGVTNFDEILKETDGVMVARGDLGIEIPASQVFMAQKMMIAKCNVAGKPVICATQMLESMTYNPRPTRAEVSDVANAVMDGADCVMLSGETAKGKYPIEAVKMMAETAYLAERAIAYPHLFDQLRSLTPRPTETAETLALSAVAAAIEQDAGAIIVLSTSGVSARLLSKYRPECPIICVTRNQQTARQLHLSRGVYPVWYPEPRGIPGDKWQIDVDNRIRYGLRVALQLAIVKPEATVMAVQGWKGGLGHTNTLRILSVPADPADLDLHSIERED from the exons ATGCCATTTGCTCTTGGGCATCACCCACCATCACGGCCTCTTACTCCCTCACCACCCAAAAATCAACCTGCTCGTCTACCATACAACCCAAATCCAATCTCTCGCGAACATAGGTCATCTATTGGAGGTCCCCTCAATTTCAACATGACTTCAAGTGCTTTCGTTTCCAACGCCCCTACCACCCAGCTTGCCTGGCAAGCGTCTCTCAACACCACATTCAATGAGATGACCCCAGAGCAAAAGTTCTTCAGAAAG ACATCCATCATTGCTACCATTGGTCCTAAAACCAACAATGTAGACACCCTCGTCAAACTCGCTGATGCTGGTATGAACATTG TCCGAATGAACTTCTCCCACGGTTCATACGAATACCACCAATCGGTCATTGACAACGCCCGAGCTGCCGCTGCCAAGAGTCCCAACGGTCGACCATTGGCTATCGCTCTTGACACCAAAGGCCCAGAGATCAGAACTGGtttgatgaaagatgacaCCGAT GTCCCTATCGACGCTGGTCACGAATTCTGGGTCACCACCGACAAGTCCTTCGCTGAATCCGGTACCGCCGAGCAGATTTATATGGACTAC ACCAACCTTCCTAAAGTGACTGCTCCCGGTAAACTCatatatgttgatgatg GTATCCTCTCCCTCCAAGTCGTCTCAATCGACGGCGAGAAGATCCGAGTCAAGTCCCTTAACTCCGGTACCCTCTCATCTCGAAAGGGTGTCAACCTCCCCAAGACCGCTGTCGACTTACCAGCTCTTTCAGAAAAGGACAAATCAGATTTGGCTTTCGGTGTCAAGAACGGTGTAGACATGATCTTCGCTTCTTTCATCCGATCCGGTAACGATGTCAAAGAGATCAGAAAGGTCCTCGGTACCGAAGGTGCTaacatcaagatcatcgtcaAGATTGAGAACGAACAAGGTGTCACCAACTTTGACGAGATTTTGAAGGAAACCGATGGTGTCATGGTTGCTagaggtgatttgggtatTGAGATCCCAGCAAGTCAAGTCTTCATGgctcagaagatgatgattgcCAAATGTAACGTTGCTGGTAAACCCGTTATCTGTGCTACTCAGATGctcgag TCTATGACC TACAACCCTCGACCTACTCGAGCTGAGGTATCAGATGTTGCCAACGCTGTCATGGATGGTGCCGATTGTGTCATGCTTTCAGGTGAAACCGCCAAGGGTAAATACCCTATCGAAGCTG TCAAGATGATGGCCGAGACTGCTTACCTCGCCGAGAGAGCTATCGCCTACCCACACTTATTCGACCAACTCCGAAGTCTTACCCCTCGACCTACCGAGACTGCCGAGACTCTTGCTCTGTCCGCCGTCGCTGCTGCCATTGAGCAAGACGCTGGAGCCATTATCGTATTATCGACCAGTGGTGTTTCCGCTAGACTCCTCTCCAAGTACAGACCTGAATGCCCTATCATCTGTG TTACTCGAAACCAACAAACTGCCCGACAACTCCACTTGTCTCGAGGAGTGTACCCCGTATGGTACCCCGAGCCTCGAGGTATACCTGGTGACAAATGGCAAATCGACGTTGACAACCGAATCAG GTATGGTCTCCGAGTTGCCCTTCAACTTGCTATCGTCAAGCCAGAGGCTACTGTTATGGCTGTCcaaggatggaaaggtgGTCTCGGTCAC ACCAACACCCTCCGAATCCTCAGCGTTCCCGCTGATCCCGCAGACCTCGATCTCCACTCCATCGAACGAGAAGATTAG